The genomic stretch AGTTTTGCTAGTAGTGGTATCTTCCAATTCACTTATGGGCGAGAACAAAACTTCACTTTCTCCATTGGCGGCTGAGTCAACTAATATTTTAAAGAGATTTAGATCATAGGGTTCGTCTTCCGTAAAACTATAGCGCTCACCCCAGTAATTGCTCTGCATAGCCATAAAAAGTACGTAGAGTATGAGCGCCAAGCCGGCTATACCGATGAATACAATCGCAACAACTTTACTCTTTCCCATGCAATTGCCCGTTTAAAGAGTTGATACGTTGAATTACTAAATGGTATTGATCTTCTGATAATGAAACAGATCCATACCAGATTTTATCGTATAATATCACAATATGGTTGAATGAATTTTTAAGTTCAGATTGTGTAAGTTCTCTTAAATACTGCTCGTTTGTTTTTCGTTTTTTCCAAATAATCATTTCAGCGTCAATCATACTTTGGAGTATCATCAAAAATTTGATTCTCAATGCAGATTTGAATTCTCCTTTTTCTATTGCTTCTTGATATATCTTGTCCAGCGTAACATCGGGTAGATTTTCTTCAGCTTCGGCTAAAGTGTTGGCTTGTATACGTCCAGGTTTTATAATCGCGGGTTGTCGCGATTTTCGAATAACAATGATGAGTGCAATTAAAATTACGGTAATGATGAGCCCAAATAGGAGGGGCTGTATAAAGCTTAAATTCCAATTTGTATTATTATCAGTTTGCGGGGCCGTTTGCTCTTTTTCTTTTACAGGATCATAACTCACCTCTTTTTTAGACTTTTCCCATACTTCTGGGTCGAGCCGGAGCCGGTCATTTTTTTGGGCACTGCCAGAGAGCGTAAAAAACCAGAAGGTGATTGTTAGGTAGATTATATGCTTCATGCTCTGTTTAGCTTGCTGCTGCTCAATAAGTTTGCATTTTGCGATGAAGCAAACCCTGTGTCTGGAAAACTCTCGTGAATGCGTTGCTTTAAGTTTTGTGCGGTTTGTATTTCTTGTATGCTAAAGAAACTAAGACCAATAGAAGAAAAAAGTACAAAGTAAAAGGCAAAAAACAATATTGCCATAGCTAGATATGATGCCAAATAATTGATAAAAGAAAAGTGATCTTGCGTACTTATAAGGCTGGATAAGAGTTGTGGAAATAACTCTCCAAACACGAATTGGATTAATAAACTACCAAGAAAAATAACTGCTGATAAGATAAAAACTAAGCTGAGTAGCCTACCGAAAGAGGACTTTAACCATTTCCAGAATTTTTGAAAATTAAACTTTCCATCTTCATTATTTAGTGTTGCCAAAAATAATCCCACTGCTGGGAAAAGGAGTAGGGTAAGAATTACAAACGAACCATAACTGTAGCCAAAGGAAAAAATAAGGGCAAAGACAAGAGAAGCTAGAATAATCGCACCACGATTTTTTTTCCAGGCACTCGTTCCAAAAGGTGCATTTTTCGCATGTTTAGAATTTAACATTTGGCTTAGTACAAGGGCCGTAAATAGTACACAAAAGTGGATAAGAAAAATAGGGCTAGCGCTATAATTAAAAAACATGGCAATACCCACTAAACTGCTTTGGTAGAGGTAGAAAGAAGAAGTGGAATGCTGGGCAATGGTAAGTATACTTATAAGACCCAGTAAAAGTATACCAAGGGCTCTCCCTATAGTTTTTTTGTGGAGATTCATTATTCTAATGGACTCCCATATTATGGTGGGGTTCTTTTGAATTTTGGTAAAAGAAAATCTTGAAAATTGAATAGGGTGGAGGTAAGCCTTAAATGTCAATTGCCATTCTTGTTGCTGTGCCACCTTGCGCGGGTACCACACAAAATAGAGCAGTACAAATGAAAATGTGATAAGTATAGAAAACAGACGAATGCTCCAGTGCATTTCAGTGTATCTAGTTACAAATGCTTCTACCGCTCCAGAGTATACAAGTAGTGGCATCAAGCCAAGCATTATCACCAAACTTTTTCTACCTGCAATTCTGAAGGCGTCTAAACGAGAAAGTGTGCCCGGAAATAGGGTGCCTTTAGCGAGCACCAACCCCGCTGTGCCCGCAAGCACAATACATGAAATTTCAATAACACCATGCTGCCAAATAGTTAAAAAGGACTCAAAGAAAAGCCCCCGTTCAATAAAAAAATATTGAAACACCCCGAGCATAACACCGTTGTAGATAATCACCAGCAATGTGCCTGCTCCGGCAAAAAGACTTAAAAGAAAGGTTCGTACCGAAACCAGAATATTATTTATAGTAATACCTAAAAACATGTTGGCTCTGGCTTCATCCTTATATATAGCCATTGGATCACCTTTTTCGATGTTGGCGAGCGTTGTTTTTACATACGAATCTCCTAATATGTAATTGGCAAAGCTAGAGTCATGCATACTAGAAAAAATACCAATAGCTATGGAGACAGCAAGAATTATGAAGGAAAGTAAAAATTGATTACGTGCTTCAAACATCATCAAAGGGAGATCTCTTTGCCAGAATTGCACAAAATTTCTGAAATAATTTTTTTGACTTTTTTGAACTCTAAGAGAAAGAGATTCAGCCAAACCGTTTAAGTAAGATCTAACCAATCGGTTGGGGTAATGTGTGCGAGCAAAGGAAAGATCATCAATAGTTTCTACATAAAAATGAGAAACTCGGTGAGGCTTTGGCTCACTTTGCGCTAGTTCTTTTTCAAACTCTAGCCATTTAGCTTTATTTTGGTCAACAAATTGGGTTTCCTTCATATCAGGCAATCAGATGGTAAAAAAAGGCTTTTACTTTTAATATTACAAAATGAATATTCTTGAGTTTGAAAATACACAGGGCATTACTTTACGTTATAGTACGGCTTCAGTTTTTGATCGCAGTATTGCATATTTAATAGATCTGGCAATTGTTGGTTTTGTAGTAGGAGTTTTAGCTATTGCTTTAGGATCCAGTTCTTCGGC from Owenweeksia hongkongensis DSM 17368 encodes the following:
- a CDS encoding stage II sporulation protein M, whose translation is MKETQFVDQNKAKWLEFEKELAQSEPKPHRVSHFYVETIDDLSFARTHYPNRLVRSYLNGLAESLSLRVQKSQKNYFRNFVQFWQRDLPLMMFEARNQFLLSFIILAVSIAIGIFSSMHDSSFANYILGDSYVKTTLANIEKGDPMAIYKDEARANMFLGITINNILVSVRTFLLSLFAGAGTLLVIIYNGVMLGVFQYFFIERGLFFESFLTIWQHGVIEISCIVLAGTAGLVLAKGTLFPGTLSRLDAFRIAGRKSLVIMLGLMPLLVYSGAVEAFVTRYTEMHWSIRLFSILITFSFVLLYFVWYPRKVAQQQEWQLTFKAYLHPIQFSRFSFTKIQKNPTIIWESIRIMNLHKKTIGRALGILLLGLISILTIAQHSTSSFYLYQSSLVGIAMFFNYSASPIFLIHFCVLFTALVLSQMLNSKHAKNAPFGTSAWKKNRGAIILASLVFALIFSFGYSYGSFVILTLLLFPAVGLFLATLNNEDGKFNFQKFWKWLKSSFGRLLSLVFILSAVIFLGSLLIQFVFGELFPQLLSSLISTQDHFSFINYLASYLAMAILFFAFYFVLFSSIGLSFFSIQEIQTAQNLKQRIHESFPDTGFASSQNANLLSSSKLNRA